The nucleotide sequence ATTTCAGAGTCTCTGATGAGCTCAAGCAGACAGAGCACAGGTTACTGTCCTGAACTCAAACAGACCTCTGCTGACCACTGCTGGCGAGCGCTGGGATTCTCCACAGTTTGTTTTGAATGCAGTTATGGATTTTACAACGTCTTTACAAATCCTAAAGAGTCTCGGATGGAAAAGCAAGTGTGTATAATTCACATGCTCAGCCACTTTAGGATGTAAAAGTTCCTCTTTCCCACTCGGATCAGGCTGAGTCCGTTAGAGAGAATGTGTTGTCCCACAACCAGAACTTGCTCGGGGTTTGCTACCCTCTGGTGGTTGATCCAAACGCCCCCGTCCTTGATCATCTGATACCTGCTCAGAAAGGAACAATGAAGATAAACTAGGAAATAACAAAGGCgtcaatgcattttaaaatgaaataaggcATGAAAAACCACCCCTTCATTTGTGTTTCCTAATAGTTTAAGACCTGAGCCCGAAATAGCAAGTCACTCGAAAGTGATACAAAGTAACAGAAAGGCTGAGTAAAAAGAAACAATGTAACAAAATGtgtggagagagtgtgtgttacaTTTAAATCGAACATTCCAAAACACTACTGGTGAGATTCCCAGTGTGATGACATCAGAGGGGCGTCTCACCCGCGTGGTCCCTCGGGGATGGCTTGTGCTCTCCTGCAGGCATCCAACACTGTCGTTCCTGGATCCAGGAAAACCTCGTGGAACGGAGCCTCGCGGAAAAGCTCCTGGAGTTCAGTGTCACTCATCTGCTCCAGAGCCTCGATATTACTGTGGTACAGAGCATTGGTGCACCTGTGGGACAGATCTGGATTTAATTATGATTCATTAGTATGATTATGGATTTAGATTTAATGGTACATACAGTGCATCCAGAAAGATATTCACAGCGGTTCACTTTTTCCACATTTTGTTATGTTAAAGCCTTATTGCGAAATGgattcaattaattatttttcttaaaattctaCAAACAATACCCCATAATGACAATGTGAAAGAGGTTTGTTTGAAATCTTTTTgcaaatttattacaaataataataacactttgTGTGTggattttaacataatattaatataagtttaaattttatttattatttgtaattttattttttttaattaaattaaataatactatttaataatactatttaaacctaaaatatttaataataatcattttaatagatataataataataataataataataatcacttaaatatctaaataatacttatatataataataaaaataataataacaaatattattattattattacaataaaaaattattaaaataacattttaattaaatgtaaaaaaaaaaaaactggcagaaCAAATTGGGAAaaacaatttgttatttttaatatttaatcaaatattaaatacaatttaatttcacTAAACTATTAAACTGCACCAAACTACAATTAGTAACGTTGCTTGAATTCAATATACTCGCCAACACTGATGTTCCTTACACCGGGCACTTGGTGAGCATTTATTTTATGCTCCGTGTACATATCAGTAAATAAGAATGGCAGAAAATCCCCAAATGCATATGTGCAAACCTTGTCGCATCATACCCAAAAAGACTTGAGGCTGTAATCCCTGCCAAAGGTGCTCCAAGTAAGTTTAGTCCTGAGTTAAGAGTATGAATCATAAACATGCTGCTGACTTTACAGGACGAAAATCAGAAACTGAGTATCTTGCCTTTTGGCGCTTTCTAAGCCCTCTTTTCCGTGGACCAGCTTGGTGACTTCAGCAGCCAGACGTTTGTGGGCGATGCGTTTGCCCGGATCCTGCTTCTGCTGCTCCATCACCTTCTCCACCTCGGCCAGAGACAGGAAGGTGAAGAGCTTCAGGTACCTGCAGGGAGAAAAGGCTTTCTGAATAAGAACAAGAATTATTTTTAACCACTAAGTTTGGGATCAAGAAGATGGACTTTTATTCCGCAAGTGGATCAAATGTgacaatacatatataataaagaattccatttcaaataaattctgttttgtttagtttttttgtatcaAGGTTTCAactaaaatataaagcagcacaactatttccaacactgatgataatcagaaatgtttcttgagcagtgaatcggcatgttagaatgatttctgttgaacatgtgactctgaagactggagtaatgatgctggaaatacagctgcgcatcacaggaataaattacatcttaaaatatattcaaatacaaaacagttcttttgaattgtaataatattcaacattttttacagtatttttgaaagCTCATGTTGAGTATGAGGTCCTGGTGTGAGGCTGGGAACTGAACTCACCCCTCTACTCTGTTATCTGGCAAGCGGAGGAAGTACTGGTAGAAGTCGAAGGGCGAGGTTTTATCTCTGTTCAGCCACACAGCGTTGCCGGCCGTCTTCCCCAGTTTATCTCCCATCGAGGTGGTGACGAGAGGAACCGTCAGGCCGTACACTTCCTCTCCCGTCTTTCTGCATCGCAAGAGCCCTCATcgttaacatatatatatatatatccaaaagaaaacattttcactaTAGTGCCATGCTTATAATCTGAAGTTgttttgtactgtatatacatcCAGTCCTTAACTGCGTTTTCATTGCTCGTCTTAAACTTTGACACTTTatgtacatacactactgtttaaaagttttggaTCAGTGcgatttttatatatactttttaagtAGTCTCTATTGCTCagcagcaaggctgcatttatttgatcaaaaacacagtaaacaaagtataaatgtgaaatattatatattaagataaaaaaactgttttctctttgaatatattttaatatgtaatttatttctgtgatgctccactgtattttcagcatcattcctccagtcttcagtgtcacatgatcttcagaaatcttaaTCTTAATATAATGATTTGATACATTTCTGATCCTAATCCTTGTGAAAACAGTTAAGCAGCTAAAAAtgtgtgtggaaactgtgataaatttttcagaatttgattaacaatatttcacatttttacagtacattaacatgttttgttactttaatatttaacacacaatatatacagtttccaaatcacatgacaaaaaatgtacagtagtaaTTTCAGATGATATAATCTGACTATTTGTTGATTACTTTTAGCTTACTTTTGACCTCACTTGTTTATCACATTTATGTAAACAGAGGAATAAAGGAGTCTTATTTGAGCAGTGCACGCGCTCTGTGATCGATTGGTTCCGTCTTTCAGCATGTGCGTGTGTTATGATCAGGAGAAATAGTTCTAACCAACTCAATTATTCACTAACACGGACTATTATTTTGTTACTTAGAAGCTTATTTTATGCACTGGgtatcttgaaaaataaatataatagctGGTTGGAAATGCACTTTAGATTAGACATTAAGAATCGATGTTTTTATGTGATGATCGATTGATAAAGTAATAACGGACCTGTGTATGAGCTCGTGTCCGCTCATGATGTTCCCCAGCTGATCGGCTCCGCCCAGCTGGATCCTGCAGCCGTGCAGCTGATGCAGACGGTAGAAGTCAAAGGCCTGGAAGATCTGGTAGGAGAACTCGGTGAAGCTCATGCCCTCCGCGCCCTTGAGCCGAGACTGAACGCTGTGCCGGCTGAGCATCGTCCCCATCCGAAAACTCCTGCCGACCTCCGAGAAGAACTCCAGCACGCTCCAGTCCTTGTACCAGCTGCGGTTATTGAGCACCGTGAGCCGGCCTAGCCTGCTCGAATCCGGGCAGAAGTACAGCTCGTGGTGGGTGAAGATCCGGTGGAGGCTCTCTAGAATCCCGCGGGAGTTCTGCTCCACCGCGGCCGGGGAGAGGCGCTCTCTCTCGGCAGACCTCCCGCTCGGATCCCCGATCTGCACCGTGGCTCCGCCGAGCAGCGCGATGACGTCGTGCCCCGCGGCTCTGAAGTGCAGCAGGCCGATGATGGCGAGCAGGTTCCCGGCGTGCAGGCTGTCCGCTGTCGGGTCGAAGCCGCAGTAGACGGTCTGCGGAGCGGACCGGAGCAGCTCCGGGAGTTCCGCTTGCGCCGCGTGCTCAGGGAACGACTCTTTCAGGAGGCCTCTGTTATGCAGTGATAAAAGCAGCCCGCTTCTGCTAGATGGAGAACTATGGAATGAAGTTTTTAGGTaagatgtttttcttaaaatGACTCCTGAATGAACTCGACAGCATGACCGCGCAATGGACGCAGCCATGTTTGAACGGAAGCTTTGATTGATACTTCCGCCTGCTAGTGGACAGATGTGGGAGTGTAGAAATATACAATTGTAGAATGGCAGTTAACTGTTAAAGATGAGTTTTTTACATATTGTAATGATGCTATTAGAAAGGGACACGCGTGTAAAAAGGCACTGAAAAGCTGAattcaaaaactaaatatatacagTGTTGGCCAAAATGATATTTTCACCTGGTAAAAATGGGTTTAAAGGTCATGTATCTAGGTGTGAGACGGGTAGTCAGAATATTGTAGAtttaaagggggagtgaaatgctcgttttcactcaatatcctgttaatcttgagtacctatagagtagtactggatccttcataactccaaaaagtctttagttttattatattcataagagaaagatagtctgtaccgatttttcccggaaaaacacgagctgctggaggcgtgacgtgtgggcggagctaaagaatcacgagcgcgaataagcttttgtgttgagagcatttggaagctgtgacgtTACCGTGAGGACTGAGGACAAAACCTATGGCGTGCCATCTGGTCCAAAAATAAGGCTACtgatttgcaataggcaattatttcattttattgaaatgtactcatttttgaatatttaaatattatatttaaaaatattataaatattctttGGGAtgtaatatagaagtcactttaattataatattcggtccttacatgaagagagagtcatttgtctgctgcgtgaggaaagtgagtctccaGCTGCGCAAAGTGAGTGGCCGGCTGCGTGAGTCGTtcactgcgtgaggaaagtgaggcgttcgcgtgaggaaagtgagtcggttCGCTGCGTGAGGTGAGTGTGTATACTGATGCACCGCTGGCCTGtcagtggtaaactcagtggctactggcaactgTAGGGTGAATTCCCCTGACAAATCAGTAGCCTTATTTTTGGATCGGACGGCACGCCataaaaaccaaccaaaacaaaccatggctaacagtcagattcagcgtatatttatgatccagaatcagatccagaggctgaaatttaacaagagcagcatcagcaacgacgtctctatgtggtatgtactgaaactgtatatatttgcttagcggttttggaagttccactttgtcgtctttttttttttttaagtgcagtttgatgacaacatcgcatgttgtttacttgatgtgcttacgcgccgatagctaagttaacaacacagagatatttgaagcagttttactcaccgcctgcggttccaacacacgatcgtgacccttttttgttgggattgcattatccttaagaaataaacaatatgcaaatccagcgtcaaactgggccttgtttgtaaaacaagcatcttcgaaatgcagggaacaaacacaaacacttgcacaactccgttgatgctctgtaaaaataaactccatccactggtcccttaatgctgtttctcttttggtaatctgtgcagggtggtcttgccctggcaaccaaaaacacactccttttgtgacatttcgcgacgctctcgctctgatcagtgaacgtctgttgtgctctcagtgctctgctatacgggagcgcgagtatgcatgaaatagcatttcaccccccctttaacaccaCTAGAAATgtagtataatataaataatcacaAAATGCCTCCAGCACTTTAAATAAGCACATTTTCAGAAATTCTGCCTAGACTAcattaacataaaacaaaaaacatggaaCAGTCACTCTTTGTTCAACGTGTGTGCCATATGCTGGAATATGATTTATGCCGTCATTATAGCGTGCATGCACAggtgagacctgaacagcacattGCTATCTGTTTTTAAACTAAACTCGTGTAATCCTTTCCATTTTAAACATTCATGAACAAGGAGACGTTACTGACAACTCATGTGCATAGTGAGAAAATTTTTGTGTGCGTCCTGTGAAGAGGGAAACCCGTGTTTCAGAATGCGTGAAGATATTGTGTTAGTTTTCAAGTGTTTAGCTTGAATagacaaattcatacaaaaattATGTCTTGGTGAGTATCCTAGCAGACATAGTTGGTTTAACACAGTATCAGTGCAttatcttaaagtgacagcagtttttgaatattaaacaacaaaagacaaggaaatcactcactgctctttatTGAAAAGTTACTTTAATAAGGAAATAACCTTTAATTCATGGTAAAATATGCAATGTTATTGTACATTtgatttctgtacctaaaaatcTACCTAAAGATCTACCTGAAATACCTGAAAGcacggtttattttatttttttgtgtatgcactattgtatttgtttgtgctTTAGCTTGTAGTAAGATtattttgttctcatttttatttgaaagaaataggttttttatttttatttaacacaaataGTGACTCTTAAAACCATGGTACAAACCGAACCCTGAGAAATTTGAACCATTGCACCCCTAGTGTTTAGAGTGAAATTGGGTTATGCGGTAAatcaattttatataaaacatagatCTGAAAAATGTTTGTTCTAAATGTGACAAACATTATATGAAGGGCTTTAAAGACTTAAGATATAGATGATATCATAAGATATAGTATAGTTTATTCAACTTTTTCCCAAAAGCCCAATGACGCTTTGTGCAAATTTGAGGAGTAACTTTCATATACACTGTAAACAATCAGCAAGAATTAGCAAAAACTGGGTACCAAAGTTACTgtagttttgctttttttattttattattattatttttcactttaatatcattttaaaattagcaAGGGGGGGGAAATCACCAGAGGCCCCACAATACAATATTATCACGATACTTGTGTCAcgataaaattttacatttatttagatactCTGCGATATATTGCAATTTGTTACCTTTTTCCAACTTCTAATTATGTTCCCAAATTAAAACTTTGGCAACATCTgtttaaacttaaaaattaaaatttctcAGTTAAATGTTATTGCTGCAGTGCAAAATGGGATTGCCAAGCAGACAAAGTGACCAACACTTTCATGAAAGCCTGTCGTATAAATGTTGCATGCACCTGGCAGACTCAACTATTTCTATTACAGTCTAGTCcactttaattaaatgtaaacaggTATGCACTGCTGTGCTACTACAGGTGTTTTGAACAATGCAACTAGAAAACAAAAAAGTTGTGCAGACTCTTCAACGATTGGGGCATTTTAAAGTCaattactgttaaatttaaaataaataaaacatagtcTTACATCCGATTTAATTTGCGGACAGGGCTTTCCTGATAAGTTTCTGTGATGCCGCCATCTTTATTGTTGTAAGTTACTTGCATGCTTAAGGTGACCCAGATCCAGACCAAATAGTAGAATAAAAGATTGATATTTGACGTCCTTGTATCGATACAGTATTGCTGCGGAAAATATTGTGATCGTGATTGATTTTTAAACTGCTTAGCATCTCTTCGTCAGATAACGTCACGTGCATGATGCCCCATTTACAGGTATTTCGGCCacaaagctaaaaaaaacaaattctgccATGGGGAAAcgattatttattttgataactattatttaatttcagttagcttttcaataactgttttgttttgtttagttttttttttttaatttagtcttcGTCTCAGTTTTAGTTTTCGTTTACGAAAATAACCTTGCTGGGTACAATGAGATGACATTATTTTACACAACCTCCAATCATTGATTATTAAAAGTAGTGATGCATGATATTATCGGAACGTTATCGTTATCTGGCCATATGTAGAAATATGCGttgtaaaatgcataaaattgcatataaaattggCCAATTTGCACAGcccattttaacttaatttaaaaatatacgATTTTTGTAAACTCTTCCAACAGGAGGATGTTTGTAGTTCCAAGCCGCTTCCTGGCTCCGACAGCTGGAAAACTTCTGTTCCCTGCTGGTGGAGACTGGTCTGACTGAGGACAAGCTGAGTCTAACAACAGAACAGAGGAACAGACTCATCGAAGCATGGAGTGCTGTAGAGGAACACGATAAACAACCACACAAGTTTCACCAGCTCTACAAAACACACTGGGGTAATGCGCTTTACTGTTGCGATCTTGCACTGGCCCAGCGAGAGAACAGGCTGATGTACACACTAATGAAACTTCTCTGGTTGGGGTCACCGCACAGTACTCCAGCAAACCCTGTAAAAACCACCATCGCAAAAGCATATGAGAGCCTTCAGCATCGCGTTTTAGTAGACGATCCAGTTCTGAGCGAACTGGGAATACCTTTGGCAAATATCGACACCAGAACACTCTGTGATTTCATCCGCCGTCATGAGAGACTCGTCAACCTGCGGTCGACTAAACCGCCATCTGCTACCGTGCTGAAGACCACGTCAATCTCTTCAAAAGAGCTTCCTCTAGCTGCATGCCAGCCGTCCGTTCTCTCTCCACCTGACCTCCCACAGGTGAAGCTTGAACACATTTCAAGCAAAGCAGGGACCGAGGTTTTAAAATGAGGGATGGAGACTGCGATGCCAGTTTTAAAGACTCTGCTGCCATTAAAACACAGTGAGTCTGTGCCAATTCCCCACTTCCTACTGCCTACTGTCTACTGAAAACGCCTGTCTCTTCCATCATCATCAAACCTCTAGCTAAAATCGCTTCATCTGCCACACAAGCTACTTCCACCAACTCAGCACCAGTATCACAGAGTATTGCCAGCCGTTCAGCCTGGGCCAGGGCTACACTGTATGAACGCAAACATACAGGCAGTCTTACAGATGTTGAAATTAAGAAGTCAAGTGTACAAAAACTACCTGTTTGCACTCTGTGCAGCCAACCGACTCAGGGACACAAAAAATACAGGAAGAAGACTTTTTGCCCTGTGAGAATGATGTCGACCTCAAAAGGACTTTGCAGCAGAGTCTACTCCAGTTACGAACATTTTACCTCAGTCGTGGACTCACGCCAGACAACGTAGTgttcttttaaaactttttacgttattattttttattgattattgcaTTTATGTTCTTATTTGATTTGttcctttttttgtaattatagtgATCTGTTTTAGTGATATTTAGTGatataaaaaactatttctgTAATAACAAACGACTGACCGGCGCTGAGAAAAGTAACTTGTGCCCTCTGACTTTGCGCTATTTCTTTGAAACGCTGATGAACTATTTCTAACTGTGCCGATTACTTATTTAACTATTAAACGAGTCATTAAAGGAGAAACCAAAGAGAAACTAAAGTCAGACCATGGAGAgagcaacagtatacaagtgctgtGATtcacaggacagaaaatagcttattacttctaaataaaaaaataaaaaaaaatattttttttgctataaaaaacattataagtGGGCGTCAgaaaacagtacaaaataaaaaaaaacaaaggcaggTCATgacctcttttaaaaaaaaagtaatacctTTATAGTAAACTATTTTAGATGATTAAATGGATTCTAAAAAGTATGATCTAATGAATAAATTGTTTtactaaataatgacaaaattataaaaatatacaatgcaTGAATATTTTGGACCGTACACCACTTGATGGTGCTATACAACGAGTCTACTTCTGTGAAATTAGTATTTGGTTGGTGTCTTTTTCCAAATTACTCAGACTTTGTATATTAAAgacacatttctgcatttgagtTTAATAAAGAAGTCTTTTATTTGGAGACGGGACTAGATATACAGATGTCAAACATTTAAACCAATGTACAGCAAAAACACCACCACTGAGGTCTTTTTGCAGCAGTatattaataagcagctagtGTAAAGTCACAGATCTGTATCAACAAGCTTCTTAAAATcaagcatttattagaaatgacGCTGTCAGAGGCAGAACAGTACTTGACTTTACTGTGACCGAGACAATTCCCTGATATCACGTTGTTAAAATCCCCTCTATATAAAAAACACCAAGCACTAGTTAGAAAAGCAAAGCTGCAGACaatcaaacatttcattttaatccgaaaaaactaacaaacaataCTTTATGCATACAGTTTCTCAATCAGCAAATATTACaggacacaaaaaaaacaaaaatcttggGAACATTGTGAACTTGACCATGGATTATAATGAcacttttatttgatttgaaacaTTGCAGATTTTTACTCTAAAGTGAAATTTGTTCATCCATGCCATAACACTTCCTCACAATTTCTTACAATTTGGATCTAAGGCACTAGAAAAGACAAATCAGAGTAGCATACTACTGCAGAAATAGTATGCACATGACCACTACATCTGCAATCTACACCAGCACACTGTGTTTCCAGTGTGACTACAGTAGGATTCAGTACGTAGTAAGCTACTGAACTCAAGTGCACTAGCAAGTGAACAAGGCGGAGGATGAATTCAGTACAAAGTATAGCAAAAGCACAATGTTCTGctacacatttacacatcaaACCACATTCATGTAAGCATCTGAActtgtgaaaataaaaacaagacacaaacaaGAATGTAAATTACTAATTTCTGAAAAATGACCGTATGAAGCAGGGAGTGCATTTTTCAACGACAATGGAGAGTGAAAATATCGCTGGTTTTACAAACCATTTGGCTTCAGGCAGTTGGGAATGATGGATATCATCAGTACCTCTGTTCTTTACCTGAGATCTCATGGAGCACAGTACAGTAAGTAGGAGAGGATCCCAAACACCCCGAGATCAGAAATTGATTTTATGGCAAaaatatggaagcttgtttccaccacacacacacaaaaaaaggaattgcaattttttttctcacattttgactttttttttttataattctgactttctttttcCTCTACATCTCGCAATTTGGACTCTTTGTCTCTGAATACTGAGTATATATCTTGCAAGGTTTGAAGACCAAAGGTTGGTGATCTGTTAAGAACATGTGCTGTACTTaacaaatgatataaaaatatttcaccaaTATTTTGAAATCTAAAATTACTATAAAGTCAAGAGGCGTATGTCTAACTATGTTATGTACcaaattttaagtttatataGCAAAAATCAAGATTGTACCAAAAATAGTCACCAAGTGACACTCAAATACTTCACTTGATTTTGATACGGTTTCcagttttttaattatatatatatatatatttatatgtaataggCCAAGTGTCTCATTAATTCTTTCAGAATTGTTGCAATTACCCTATTTTATCCCATGACAGAAACAAGCTTCAACAAAAAGATCACATGTCACACTAGTCATGAGAAAACAGTCGGGATGAAGTAAAAATGGACTATTCACCATTAGTAAAACTCCCATAACATAATGAAATCTTCAGGATTATAAGCCACTCCAATCATCTTTCCATTCAAGGTGGAAATGTGCAGGTCCTCACGCTGAATTAAAAAGGAATGTGGAATATACAACATTAATTCCCATGTCGTTGCATGACAAATCTTCCCCCATATTTACACTGCACTGCATAAAACGTTCATTTCACAACATCCGCTATATATTAATAAAGATACCTTTGTTTTAGTAGAAAAAGGCGGTAGTGCATAATACCTAGATGCATACAATGTCCTAGCCGTTAAAAAGCATTTATCAAAACGATGTCTTGATCAAGCGTTTGCTATTTACAGGGTTGCAAAGCTTCAGCATTTCCAGTTACAAACATAACCTTACTGTTTAAGTGCATCGCTTTTCAGGAACGTGGGTTCACATGTACACATGCATCGTATAAATGTGACACGGGATGTTGAGGGTATCAACAATTTGCAGCGGCAACATGACCTAAAGTTATTTGTTTTGaatatgtcataatttttttGGTGACTGTTGAtgagcatttttaaaatgaatcactTGCTTTACAAGGTTGCAATCCAAGATGTGTTTTCAGAGTACTTACTATAAATCATTTTATCAATCATtttctaatgcaaaaaaaaaaaaaaaaaaggtttgaagtGAAAATAGACAATAAT is from Carassius auratus strain Wakin chromosome 25, ASM336829v1, whole genome shotgun sequence and encodes:
- the LOC113042949 gene encoding tyrosine--tRNA ligase, mitochondrial-like; amino-acid sequence: MAASIARSCCRVHSGVILRKTSYLKTSFHSSPSSRSGLLLSLHNRGLLKESFPEHAAQAELPELLRSAPQTVYCGFDPTADSLHAGNLLAIIGLLHFRAAGHDVIALLGGATVQIGDPSGRSAERERLSPAAVEQNSRGILESLHRIFTHHELYFCPDSSRLGRLTVLNNRSWYKDWSVLEFFSEVGRSFRMGTMLSRHSVQSRLKGAEGMSFTEFSYQIFQAFDFYRLHQLHGCRIQLGGADQLGNIMSGHELIHRKTGEEVYGLTVPLVTTSMGDKLGKTAGNAVWLNRDKTSPFDFYQYFLRLPDNRVEGYLKLFTFLSLAEVEKVMEQQKQDPGKRIAHKRLAAEVTKLVHGKEGLESAKRCTNALYHSNIEALEQMSDTELQELFREAPFHEVFLDPGTTVLDACRRAQAIPEGPRGYQMIKDGGVWINHQRVANPEQVLVVGQHILSNGLSLIRVGKRNFYILKWLSM